In Lineus longissimus chromosome 13, tnLinLong1.2, whole genome shotgun sequence, one genomic interval encodes:
- the LOC135498127 gene encoding uncharacterized protein LOC135498127, protein MFNGRYLWLVLLLFFISSTNADRVCVFPSKMRGTWLTSLIPGGQAYMTVLMDKVSFDVGGMFHLEMSCEEQDTDTYLLRAKGLFALNLDALFCIRFMEHARNQEQEVYTLLRVNGERNQFLEQLKLVAPSTKAAIHKDCQGLKSKGVTELISRNLATPIPKIEPTMAGEMKNNQETP, encoded by the exons atgttcaacggGCGATATCTATGGCTGGTCCTACTACTCTTTTTTATATCATCAACGAACGCAG ACCGTGTGTGTGTGTTCCCGAGTAAGATGCGCGGCACCTGGCTGACGAGCTTGATCCCGGGCggccaggcctacatgaccgTCCTTATGGACAAGGTCTCATTCGACGTAGGAGGCATGTTCCATCTGGAGATGTCATGTGAGGAACAAGATACAGATACATATCTATTGAG AGCCAAGGGTTTATTCGCACTAAACCTGGATGCCTTGTTCTGTATCCGATTCATGGAGCATGCCAGGAATCAGGAGCAGGAGGTGTACACTCTACTCAGAGTCAATGGAG AGCGCAACCAGTTCTTGGAGCAGCTGAAGCTGGTGGCACCAAGCACCAAGGCTGCCATACACAAGGATTGTCAAGGTCTGAAGAGTAAGGGGGTGACAGAACTAATATCACGGAATCTCGCCACACCCATACCAAAAATAGAACCAACAATGGCGGGAGAGATGAAGAACAATCAGGAGACCCCTTGA